A single region of the Sulfurospirillum arsenophilum NBRC 109478 genome encodes:
- a CDS encoding Crp/Fnr family transcriptional regulator — protein sequence MLSLHDFKFVQALNDEELSYLEKHAKRVSIPKNTILFYQEDICKDILLLGKGEIELYMYGESDKKIPLYALKEGEQCVINTSSTISQTPAIGTAQSLSDVEGWLINEEVVKHLMHRSPTYLNYVFSLFTIKLDALATLIQDIKFKKLDSRILEWLNSHHTHIVQATHEEIAEALGTSRVVISRVLKDLEKQNLVKLHRKEIEVL from the coding sequence ATGTTGAGTTTACACGATTTTAAATTTGTACAAGCCTTGAATGATGAGGAGTTGAGCTACCTTGAAAAACATGCAAAACGCGTTTCAATCCCGAAAAATACCATTCTTTTTTATCAAGAAGATATCTGCAAAGATATTTTACTGCTTGGTAAAGGCGAGATAGAACTTTACATGTACGGCGAAAGTGATAAAAAAATTCCACTGTATGCGCTCAAAGAAGGTGAGCAATGCGTCATCAACACTTCAAGTACCATTTCCCAAACACCTGCCATTGGCACAGCACAAAGTTTAAGTGATGTGGAAGGCTGGCTTATAAATGAAGAGGTCGTAAAACATCTCATGCACCGTTCCCCTACTTACCTCAACTATGTTTTTTCACTTTTTACGATCAAGCTAGATGCCCTAGCAACGCTTATCCAAGACATCAAATTCAAAAAACTCGACAGCCGTATTTTAGAGTGGTTGAACTCCCATCATACACATATCGTTCAAGCTACCCATGAAGAGATCGCAGAAGCACTTGGAACATCACGTGTGGTGATCAGTCGCGTGCTCAAAGACCTTGAAAAACAAAATTTAGTGAAGCTGCATCGTAAAGAGATTGAAGTTTTGTAA
- a CDS encoding gamma-glutamylcyclotransferase family protein, whose product MTHLFTYGSLMFEDVWNRLVKGNYLSQKATLQGYARRSVKEDEYPVIFQADELVEGVVYYDISEEDMVILDTFEGEYYERKEVELLVKDEPIKASVYVLKEKHFDIIDPKPWSEALFATEGIKRFLANYKGFA is encoded by the coding sequence ATGACACACCTCTTTACGTATGGATCATTAATGTTTGAAGACGTCTGGAACAGACTGGTCAAAGGAAATTATCTCTCGCAAAAAGCAACCTTGCAAGGTTACGCCAGACGTTCTGTCAAAGAAGATGAATACCCTGTCATCTTCCAAGCCGATGAGCTTGTCGAAGGGGTCGTTTATTACGATATAAGCGAGGAAGACATGGTCATTCTTGATACTTTTGAAGGCGAGTATTACGAACGTAAAGAGGTGGAGCTTCTGGTGAAAGACGAACCGATCAAAGCATCTGTTTATGTTTTAAAAGAGAAGCACTTTGATATTATCGACCCCAAGCCGTGGAGCGAAGCCCTTTTCGCAACCGAGGGTATCAAACGCTTTTTAGCCAATTACAAAGGGTTCGCATAA
- a CDS encoding GNAT family N-acetyltransferase, whose amino-acid sequence MFTCKLSNTHADFCALTQALDAELNARYGKEQSLYDKHNVIDPIETALVGYEDGLPVVCGCFKKIDDITVEIKRMFVLPVYRRRGFSSQILGELEAWAVACGFSHAQLETGKAQPEAIALYTKIGYEVIPNYAPYVGMENSVCMHKALRS is encoded by the coding sequence ATGTTTACATGTAAACTATCCAACACGCATGCGGATTTTTGTGCTCTCACCCAAGCGTTGGATGCAGAGCTCAATGCTCGCTATGGAAAAGAGCAATCATTGTATGATAAACACAATGTGATCGATCCTATCGAAACAGCGTTGGTGGGATATGAAGATGGACTGCCTGTGGTATGTGGATGTTTTAAAAAAATTGATGACATAACAGTTGAAATCAAGCGAATGTTTGTCCTGCCCGTCTATCGCAGACGTGGCTTTTCGTCACAGATATTAGGTGAATTAGAAGCGTGGGCAGTGGCGTGTGGTTTTTCACATGCTCAATTAGAAACAGGCAAAGCTCAACCCGAAGCGATTGCGCTTTATACCAAAATAGGTTACGAGGTCATTCCAAACTATGCACCGTATGTAGGGATGGAAAACAGTGTTTGTATGCATAAAGCACTAAGGAGTTAG
- a CDS encoding methylated-DNA--[protein]-cysteine S-methyltransferase produces the protein MVYCSFSSPVGLLLISADDRGICALDFDDNGEIFKDSNQHIELLKKELEAYFAGKLKTFSVPLHPKGTFFQQGVWNVLQSIPYGETISYSREAELLKHPKATRAVANANGKNKIAIIIPCHRVIAKDGGIGGYSGGLWRKEYLLALEQKYR, from the coding sequence ATGGTGTATTGTTCCTTTTCATCGCCTGTTGGATTGTTATTGATCTCAGCAGATGATCGTGGCATTTGCGCTTTGGATTTTGACGATAATGGTGAAATCTTTAAAGATTCAAACCAACATATTGAGCTGCTCAAAAAAGAGCTCGAAGCCTATTTTGCAGGCAAACTCAAAACCTTTAGCGTGCCATTGCATCCCAAAGGTACCTTCTTTCAACAGGGTGTGTGGAATGTGCTTCAAAGTATTCCTTATGGTGAAACCATCTCCTACAGCCGTGAGGCAGAACTGCTCAAACACCCCAAAGCTACGCGGGCGGTTGCGAATGCTAATGGTAAAAATAAGATCGCTATTATCATCCCATGTCATCGTGTGATTGCCAAAGATGGCGGGATCGGTGGGTACAGTGGAGGATTATGGCGTAAAGAGTATCTGTTGGCATTGGAGCAAAAATACCGATGA
- a CDS encoding glycerate kinase family protein, with protein MKVVLAIDSFKGCASSQELSAWIEEGIKEVYQEASVTSCYIADGGEGMLEALMQNVQGKIVTCNVHDPLMNPISAQYGILRDGTTAVIEMAQAGGLPLVPKEKRNPLLTTTFGVGEMVKDAIAKGCRKFIVGIGGSATNDAALGMMQALGYRFLDTSDNELGLGGTILEKVHHVDDVQVLPELKTCEFIVACDVDNVMYGLHGSAHIYAGQKGADAAMIERLDAGMKHFTHVLKNTLGKDVAMNAGSGAAGGMGGGMQAFLDAKLRSGIDIILDQIGFDAHLKDATLVITGEGRIDKQSLMGKVLSGVSKRAQKAGVPLIALGGGIADELEEHEGVDALFSIMRYPMSLEEAMEKTRAEKLVKQSTKEIFRLIKLVKRDK; from the coding sequence ATGAAAGTAGTTTTAGCAATTGACTCTTTCAAAGGATGTGCAAGTTCGCAAGAACTCTCCGCGTGGATAGAAGAGGGCATTAAAGAGGTTTACCAAGAAGCAAGTGTCACTTCGTGTTATATCGCCGATGGTGGCGAGGGAATGCTTGAAGCTCTTATGCAAAATGTCCAAGGAAAAATCGTTACATGTAACGTGCATGACCCATTGATGAATCCCATCAGCGCTCAGTATGGCATTTTGAGAGATGGCACAACCGCTGTCATTGAAATGGCACAAGCGGGCGGACTTCCGCTTGTTCCTAAAGAGAAGCGTAATCCTCTTTTGACCACAACCTTTGGCGTGGGAGAGATGGTTAAAGATGCGATTGCTAAGGGGTGTCGTAAATTTATCGTAGGCATTGGTGGGAGTGCGACCAATGATGCCGCACTTGGCATGATGCAAGCACTTGGGTATCGATTTTTGGATACATCGGACAATGAACTTGGTTTGGGTGGAACGATTTTGGAAAAAGTGCATCATGTGGATGACGTGCAGGTATTGCCAGAGCTTAAAACATGCGAATTTATTGTTGCGTGCGATGTGGATAACGTTATGTATGGATTACATGGTTCAGCGCATATCTATGCAGGGCAAAAGGGTGCAGATGCGGCCATGATCGAACGCCTTGATGCGGGGATGAAGCATTTTACACACGTGCTTAAAAACACGCTTGGAAAAGATGTCGCGATGAACGCAGGCTCCGGTGCGGCGGGTGGCATGGGTGGTGGTATGCAAGCCTTTTTAGATGCTAAACTTCGTTCAGGCATTGATATTATTTTAGATCAGATCGGGTTTGATGCACACCTCAAAGATGCAACACTCGTCATCACAGGAGAAGGGCGCATCGATAAGCAATCTTTAATGGGTAAAGTGCTCAGTGGCGTCTCCAAACGCGCTCAAAAAGCAGGTGTGCCTCTCATCGCTTTAGGTGGCGGCATTGCCGATGAGCTGGAAGAACACGAAGGTGTGGACGCACTTTTTTCGATTATGCGCTACCCCATGAGTTTGGAAGAGGCGATGGAAAAAACAAGAGCTGAAAAACTTGTCAAACAGAGCACGAAAGAGATTTTTCGGCTTATAAAATTGGTAAAAAGAGATAAATGA
- a CDS encoding NFACT RNA binding domain-containing protein, translating to MKHSELVCINDYLKQYRKISSIYRVDDSVLRIIFEAGEPLFVDLGRGDSYMFFKEDFKQAKRYTAPFDVLLAKRFSNAKIESMEVEEGNRIWRIGVLASSSYKAMRTMLQLEFTGRNTNAIILDENEVVLEAMRHIDSSVSFRSVKVNEVLEKLPPKELKEKPFGLGGSIEEYLKASYEKRLHVKLEEIKKQKIAQVEKKITKLTQAIDALENEEELMLKSEEAQKEASLVLAHLHTNAIKGYQESVTLVDFEGNEVTIVLPQAQTPQMAANILFKKSKKLRQKALSVHRQKENLDEKRLFLERMVGVINAAHDPEEIQILVPKQRKSKQKGDESNLYETFLLEGYRILLGKNEKGNIALLQEAKKNDIWLHVKDMPSSHVIICTEKQNVPESVLIFAAKLCVEFSLSQKGGYLVDYTKRKNVKPFDGANVAYEEYQTLKIYKE from the coding sequence ATGAAACATAGTGAACTTGTTTGTATTAATGACTATTTAAAGCAATACCGTAAAATTTCCTCCATTTACCGTGTGGATGACAGTGTTTTGCGCATTATTTTTGAAGCGGGAGAGCCGTTGTTTGTTGACCTTGGGCGTGGGGATTCGTATATGTTTTTTAAAGAAGACTTTAAACAAGCCAAGCGTTATACTGCTCCATTTGATGTTCTTCTTGCTAAGCGATTTTCTAATGCTAAGATTGAGTCAATGGAAGTGGAAGAGGGCAACCGTATTTGGCGCATTGGGGTGCTTGCGAGTTCGAGTTACAAAGCGATGCGCACAATGTTGCAGTTGGAATTTACGGGACGCAACACCAACGCCATTATCTTAGATGAAAACGAAGTGGTGTTAGAGGCGATGCGACATATTGACTCCAGTGTCTCGTTTCGTAGTGTCAAGGTTAATGAAGTCTTGGAAAAATTACCACCCAAAGAGCTTAAAGAGAAGCCTTTTGGGCTGGGCGGAAGCATTGAAGAATACCTGAAAGCCTCGTATGAAAAACGTTTACATGTAAAGCTTGAAGAGATCAAAAAACAGAAAATCGCTCAGGTGGAAAAAAAGATCACGAAGCTTACCCAAGCGATTGATGCACTCGAAAATGAAGAAGAGTTGATGCTCAAAAGCGAAGAAGCACAAAAAGAGGCGTCATTGGTTTTGGCGCATTTGCACACCAATGCGATCAAGGGTTATCAAGAGAGCGTGACGTTAGTAGATTTTGAAGGTAACGAAGTGACGATTGTGTTACCTCAAGCTCAAACGCCTCAAATGGCAGCCAATATACTGTTTAAAAAGTCGAAGAAACTGCGCCAAAAAGCGCTCTCGGTGCATCGCCAAAAAGAGAATTTAGACGAGAAACGACTCTTTTTAGAGCGCATGGTGGGTGTCATTAACGCGGCACATGATCCTGAAGAGATCCAGATTTTAGTGCCAAAACAGCGCAAATCAAAGCAAAAAGGCGATGAGAGCAATCTCTATGAGACCTTTTTGTTAGAGGGATACCGAATTTTATTGGGTAAAAATGAAAAAGGCAACATCGCCCTCTTGCAAGAGGCGAAAAAGAACGATATATGGTTACATGTAAAAGATATGCCATCCTCTCATGTGATTATTTGCACTGAAAAACAGAATGTCCCTGAGTCGGTTCTCATTTTTGCCGCAAAACTCTGTGTCGAGTTTAGTCTTTCTCAAAAAGGTGGCTATTTGGTCGATTATACCAAACGCAAAAACGTTAAACCTTTTGATGGAGCGAATGTTGCTTATGAAGAGTATCAAACGCTCAAAATATATAAGGAGTAG
- a CDS encoding phosphatidate cytidylyltransferase: MNFKALYESNKQRVFTGLVMMAFAAIVAFLNNNLITWLIMGAMYLFAFYEAMNLFEIKDNKLYVYAVVLWLAAFIYPNPDDLIYLALIGSLAVMSYLKKVDYKLLAPFFYPSISMFFIYALYHDFGMSVLIWLVVIVALTDTGAYFVGKSIGKTPFSPTSPNKTLEGVVGGVLIATVAGALYGTFFISLWLSALIALLTSVASVFGDLFESYLKREAGVKDSGNLFPGHGGMLDRLDGYLFGAVVMVILLRGLA; encoded by the coding sequence ATGAACTTTAAAGCACTCTACGAGTCGAACAAACAGCGCGTTTTTACAGGTCTGGTGATGATGGCATTTGCCGCCATTGTCGCATTTTTGAACAACAATTTGATTACATGGCTCATAATGGGTGCTATGTATTTGTTTGCTTTTTATGAAGCGATGAACCTCTTTGAAATCAAAGATAACAAACTGTACGTTTATGCTGTTGTATTGTGGCTTGCCGCGTTTATTTACCCAAATCCTGATGATCTTATTTACCTTGCGCTCATCGGCTCTTTGGCTGTGATGTCGTATCTTAAAAAAGTAGATTATAAACTTTTAGCACCATTTTTCTACCCTTCTATTTCGATGTTTTTTATCTATGCGCTTTACCACGACTTTGGTATGTCTGTTCTTATTTGGCTTGTTGTCATTGTGGCACTCACCGATACAGGCGCTTACTTTGTGGGTAAAAGCATTGGTAAAACACCTTTTTCACCAACATCACCCAACAAAACACTCGAAGGCGTTGTCGGAGGTGTGCTGATCGCTACGGTAGCGGGTGCACTTTATGGAACGTTTTTTATCTCGCTGTGGCTTTCTGCTTTAATTGCACTTTTGACATCGGTTGCCTCGGTATTTGGCGATCTTTTTGAGAGTTATCTCAAGCGTGAAGCAGGCGTAAAAGACAGTGGCAACCTTTTCCCAGGGCACGGCGGTATGTTAGATCGCCTGGATGGCTACCTTTTTGGTGCTGTCGTTATGGTCATTTTACTGCGGGGGCTCGCGTAA
- the dxr gene encoding 1-deoxy-D-xylulose-5-phosphate reductoisomerase: MVLLGSTGSIGVNALIIAKRFGIMVEALVAGKNIALLNEQIKEHHPKYVAISDAKDRALVNHTNVFVGKEGILELLQKTQSFLVVNALVGFVGLAPSIEALRLGKRLALANKESLVVAGHLLDTSHITPIDSEHFGLWYLLGNRPVRGMTITASGGAFRDTPLNELAQKSFQDALKHPNWSMGAKITIDSATMTNKLFELLEAKWLFGADILDAIIEPKSIIHAFVDFQDGSTTAHLAVADMKLPIAFALLGEVKEPILPSIDLASIGSFSFQKIDAARYPIWEIKDDVLAHPTRGVVINAANEVGITKFFNQEINILELAKRTIKAYRHFEDAIPKSLDEVFEIDLEVRRYCLSF, translated from the coding sequence GTGGTACTCCTTGGCTCAACAGGCTCCATTGGAGTTAATGCACTTATTATCGCCAAGCGTTTTGGCATTATGGTTGAAGCCCTTGTTGCAGGTAAAAATATTGCACTTTTAAATGAGCAAATTAAAGAGCATCATCCCAAATATGTAGCAATCAGTGATGCAAAAGATCGCGCTTTAGTGAACCATACCAATGTTTTTGTTGGTAAAGAGGGCATTTTAGAGCTACTTCAAAAAACACAAAGCTTTTTAGTGGTGAACGCTTTGGTAGGTTTTGTAGGACTCGCTCCTAGCATTGAAGCTTTACGTCTTGGCAAACGCCTTGCCCTTGCCAATAAAGAATCCCTTGTCGTTGCAGGACATCTGCTTGATACTTCTCATATTACACCGATTGACAGTGAGCATTTTGGGCTCTGGTATCTTTTGGGCAATCGCCCTGTGCGCGGTATGACGATTACGGCAAGTGGTGGAGCCTTTCGCGATACACCGTTAAATGAGCTTGCTCAAAAGTCCTTTCAAGATGCACTTAAACATCCTAACTGGAGTATGGGCGCTAAGATTACCATCGATAGTGCAACGATGACCAATAAACTTTTTGAGCTTTTAGAAGCCAAATGGCTTTTTGGAGCTGATATACTGGATGCTATTATCGAGCCAAAGTCGATTATTCACGCCTTTGTCGATTTTCAAGATGGCAGTACCACCGCACATTTAGCCGTTGCCGATATGAAACTTCCTATCGCTTTTGCACTTTTAGGTGAGGTAAAAGAACCGATACTCCCTTCCATTGATTTAGCTTCTATTGGCTCTTTTTCGTTCCAAAAGATTGATGCAGCGCGGTACCCGATTTGGGAGATTAAAGATGACGTACTCGCTCATCCAACACGCGGTGTCGTCATCAATGCTGCCAATGAAGTGGGTATCACTAAATTTTTCAACCAAGAGATTAATATTTTAGAGTTAGCAAAACGTACCATAAAAGCGTATCGACACTTTGAAGATGCAATTCCAAAGAGTTTGGATGAGGTTTTTGAGATCGACCTCGAAGTAAGGCGTTACTGCTTATCGTTTTAG